CACGGTCACGTTAAGTCCGCTCTTCAGGAGGACGCACTTGCCCGCGTCCAGGTAGGCCTGGAAACCGGCCTGGTCATTCCGGGCGGCAAAGGCGCTCATATCATCCAGCCATTCTTTCTTGGAGCAGGCGGCGTAACCTTCCACCGTCTTCGCCGACAGGGCATCTGCGTGAGCGTTTCCGACAAGAAAAAAGAGCAAAAATAAAATCCCTGAAACTCTCATATCTTCGACCTCCTTTGAGAGGATTACCATGACATGGCGTACCTTCCGTAAGAGTGCAAGTCCGTCTTTCATCTTGGTTTCAAGGGGCAGTTTTGGCCCTTTTCATAAGTAAGGGGGGAAAGGAGCTCATTTATGCCCACAGCGACACCTATCAACCCGCGTAAGAAATTCCCATGGACCGTCGAATTCGAGGGTCTGGAACCCGCTCTCGTCCAACAGGTCACCATTCCCGGCCTTTCCGTCGAGGTTGCCGAGCACGGTTCCAGCAACATCCTCGTCAAAACCGGCGGTATGGTGAAGGTCGGCGACATTGAGCTCAAGAAGCTCATGTTCATGGATAAGAATGAGAACTGGGCCTACGACTGGTTCAAAAAAGTCAGCGATCCGGAAAACGGCACTATGGGTGTTCCGTCCGAATACAAGCGGAACGGCTACATCATATTCCACGATACCGACCTCGAAACCATTCTGGAGAAGTGGCAGGTCATCGGCTGTTTTCCAAAGCAGATCGAAAAGGACGAACTCGACAGAAAATCGAGCGACGACATCATCGAAAAGGTCGTGTTGTCCTGCGACCGGGTGATCCGCTCTTCATAACAGATAACAGGAGGCCATCGTGACGGAAGACAAACCTAAAGGGGC
The genomic region above belongs to Deltaproteobacteria bacterium and contains:
- a CDS encoding phage tail protein, whose amino-acid sequence is MPTATPINPRKKFPWTVEFEGLEPALVQQVTIPGLSVEVAEHGSSNILVKTGGMVKVGDIELKKLMFMDKNENWAYDWFKKVSDPENGTMGVPSEYKRNGYIIFHDTDLETILEKWQVIGCFPKQIEKDELDRKSSDDIIEKVVLSCDRVIRSS